A single region of the Anopheles funestus chromosome X, idAnoFuneDA-416_04, whole genome shotgun sequence genome encodes:
- the LOC125761792 gene encoding protein windbeutel, whose protein sequence is MSHKSFVAVATLVIGVLIDSGNAWTARGCVDLDSSTFDKVTKKFRYSLVKFDTAFPYGDKHEAFTNLALETVEATDDLLFALVGIKDYGEQDNADLGKRFNIPKEYPVIKLFMGDNGKPIDFPPDEEVTSENLRKFLKRNTDLYIGLPGCVQLLDELAQKFMATDDATERQAIMAEVERAEQGTEALDPTKKSFPMYLSLMRKVVKSNQPPVDVLSEEMKRVEKLLTEKLSDAKKAELKLRINIMLSFSMLNRALKYERTEL, encoded by the coding sequence ATGTCGCACAAGTCTTTCGTTGCCGTTGCTACACTGGTAATCGGCGTGCTAATTGATAGCGGCAACGCCTGGACCGCTCGCGGATGCGTCGACCTAGACTCGTCAACGTTCGATAAGGTAACGAAAAAGTTTCGTTACAGTCTGGTAAAGTTCGATACAGCCTTCCCGTACGGTGATAAGCATGAAGCGTTTACGAACCTAGCGCTAGAAACCGTCGAAGCGACTGATGATCTTTTGTTTGCCCTGGTTGGCATCAAGGATTACGGTGAGCAGGATAATGCAGACCTGGGGAAACGTTTCAACATCCCGAAGGAGTATCCGGTGATAAAGTTGTTTATGGGCGACAATGGGAAACCGATCGATTTCCCACCAGACGAGGAAGTGACTAGTGAAAATTTGCGCAAATTTCTAAAGCGCAACACTGACCTTTACATCGGATTGCCGGGATGTGTGCAGTTGCTGGATGAGCTGGCGCAAAAATTCATGGCTACTGACGATGCAACAGAACGACAAGCAATAATGGCGGAAGTAGAACGTGCAGAGCAAGGAACGGAAGCGCTAGATCCAACGAAAAAGTCATTCCCGATGTATCTTTCCCTGATGAGGAAGGTTGTAAAGTCGAACCAGCCGCCGGTGGATGTTTTAAGTGAGGAGATGAAACGGGTGGAAAAGTTATTGACAGAAAAGCTTAGCGATGCAAAGAAGGCTGAACTAAAGCTGCGCATCAACATTATGCTTTCGTTCAGCATGCTAAACAGGGCGCTAAAATATGAACGAACGGAACTGTAG